A window of Chloroflexota bacterium genomic DNA:
GCTTCTGCCCTGGGACGAGCTACTTGGTGACACACCCGGCAGCGTGCCTCATAGACCTCTTCAGCTCCCACCAGAATCACCGGGTCATCATAAGCAGCAGGTTTGCCATTGATGAGGCGTTGGGTACGGCTGGCTGGCGCTCCACACTGCTGACAAATCGCTTGCAGTTTATCCACCTGTTCGGCCTGAGCCATCAGGACGGGCATGGGGCCAAATGGCTCGCCCCGGAAATCCATGTCCAACCCGGCTACGATGACGCGCAAGCCACGATTGGCCAACTCGTTTGCTATCTCGGAAATAGCCCAATCGAAGAACTGCGCCTCATCAATTGCCACTACTTCCGTATCTGGATCGAGATGTTTTAAGATATCAGCAGCCTCTGCGACGGGCGTGGCATGAAACTGCGCACCACTATGCGAGGTTACCTTCTCATGCACGTAGCGTGTATCTAGACTTGGCTTGAACACCTGTACCTTCTGTTTGGCAATCACGGCGCGCTTGACCCGGCGGATCAATTCTTCTGTCTTGCCGGAGAACATGGAACCACAGATAACCTCAACCCAGCCCCCTTCATAACGATGGTGAGACACGGCAGTCATTCTCTCCTTTGCTTTGCGATATGATAAAAGAGACAGAGTGGGTACTCTGTCTCTTCCATCTAACTAGCTGCGAGCCTACTCGGATGCAGGGTTTGCAGAGGATTTGGCTTTGCCTCCCGCTTGAGCCTTCTTGTCGTCCTTTGTTGGCCTACCACGGCCCGTCGTTTTGGGACGCGCCTCTGCCCTGCTCTTGCTGACTCGCGCCTTGCCACCGCCTTTGGGTTTTGCCTCCACAGCGGCCTGTTCCAAGGGAAGAGCCTCTTCTGGCGCTGCCTTCTTCTCTTCCTCGGTCACGAATTCGAAGATGCTTTCCTCTTTCTCGCGCTTCTC
This region includes:
- a CDS encoding thymidine kinase; protein product: MTAVSHHRYEGGWVEVICGSMFSGKTEELIRRVKRAVIAKQKVQVFKPSLDTRYVHEKVTSHSGAQFHATPVAEAADILKHLDPDTEVVAIDEAQFFDWAISEIANELANRGLRVIVAGLDMDFRGEPFGPMPVLMAQAEQVDKLQAICQQCGAPASRTQRLINGKPAAYDDPVILVGAEEVYEARCRVCHQVARPRAEA
- the rpmE gene encoding 50S ribosomal protein L31; translated protein: MKKDIHPKYYPQAKVICACGNTWTTGSTQEVIHTEMCSACHPFFTGEQRIVDTAGQVERFQRRKEVAERIAEETARRRMEKREKEESIFEFVTEEEKKAAPEEALPLEQAAVEAKPKGGGKARVSKSRAEARPKTTGRGRPTKDDKKAQAGGKAKSSANPASE